A stretch of the Filimonas lacunae genome encodes the following:
- a CDS encoding NAD-dependent epimerase/dehydratase family protein, which yields MALKVIITGATGMVGEGVLLECVQNDNISEILLVGRKSYGQSLPKTRELIVKDFWEIGHHTDTLQGYDACFYCAGVSAMGKNEADYTYITYDTTLYFAKTLATLNSNMVFTFVTGWGTDSTEKGKSMWARVKGKTENDLMQLPFKGQYNFRPAGMKPVKGQKNVRWFFKPLISIFSLIAPSGMLSLHEVGKAMINAVLKGYPKQVLEVKDIRQLGA from the coding sequence ATGGCATTAAAAGTAATTATTACCGGGGCAACCGGAATGGTAGGCGAAGGCGTTTTGTTAGAATGCGTGCAAAACGACAACATTTCTGAAATACTGTTAGTAGGCCGCAAATCTTATGGCCAGTCACTTCCCAAAACACGGGAGTTGATAGTAAAAGACTTTTGGGAAATTGGTCACCATACAGATACTTTACAAGGCTATGATGCCTGCTTTTATTGTGCCGGCGTTAGCGCCATGGGCAAGAATGAAGCGGACTATACCTACATCACTTACGATACCACTTTATACTTTGCCAAAACGCTGGCAACCCTCAACTCCAATATGGTGTTCACCTTCGTTACCGGCTGGGGAACCGATAGCACCGAAAAAGGAAAAAGTATGTGGGCTCGTGTAAAGGGCAAAACGGAGAATGATTTAATGCAATTACCTTTCAAAGGCCAGTATAACTTCAGGCCCGCTGGCATGAAACCTGTAAAAGGCCAGAAAAACGTTCGCTGGTTCTTTAAGCCATTGATCAGTATCTTTTCGCTGATAGCACCTTCCGGGATGCTGAGTCTGCATGAAGTAGGGAAAGCAATGATCAATGCAGTGTTAAAGGGTTATCCCAAACAGGTATTAGAGGTTAAAGATATCCGGCAACTAGGGGCTTAA
- a CDS encoding rhodanese-like domain-containing protein, with amino-acid sequence MKTAIIITGILLLVYISYRAYRIATLDKGLNSLLAKGAIILDVRTEQEYKTGHINGSLNISLGTLRERYVELDSGKTYITCCSHGLRSVKAENILKERGFKKVYNGGAWSDLEKLIKKGN; translated from the coding sequence ATGAAAACAGCCATAATAATAACAGGCATACTGCTGCTGGTGTATATATCCTACCGCGCCTATCGTATTGCCACACTGGATAAGGGACTGAACAGCTTACTGGCCAAAGGCGCAATTATCCTGGACGTAAGAACAGAACAGGAATACAAAACAGGTCATATCAACGGATCGCTGAACATTTCACTTGGCACTTTACGGGAAAGATATGTAGAACTCGATTCCGGAAAAACATATATCACCTGCTGCAGTCATGGGTTAAGAAGTGTAAAAGCAGAAAATATTTTAAAAGAAAGAGGATTTAAAAAAGTATACAACGGCGGCGCATGGAGCGATCTGGAAAAACTGATAAAAAAAGGCAATTAA
- a CDS encoding DUF3817 domain-containing protein, which produces MLQLFSTKIGRLRIIGILEGISLLTLLFVAMPMKYLLHNPDATRVLGAVHGAIFLLFVFNTLSVGVEQNWKFKTTTWKVLIACIIPFGTFYIDKHILSKLEQQ; this is translated from the coding sequence ATGCTTCAATTATTTAGCACAAAAATTGGCAGGCTACGTATTATTGGTATACTGGAAGGTATTTCATTACTGACACTGTTGTTTGTTGCCATGCCCATGAAATACCTGTTACACAATCCGGATGCTACGCGAGTACTGGGTGCTGTTCACGGCGCTATTTTCCTGCTGTTTGTATTCAACACACTCAGCGTAGGCGTTGAGCAAAACTGGAAATTTAAAACCACCACCTGGAAGGTGCTGATAGCCTGCATTATTCCCTTCGGCACTTTTTATATAGACAAACACATTTTAAGTAAACTGGAACAGCAATAA